Proteins co-encoded in one Apodemus sylvaticus chromosome 6, mApoSyl1.1, whole genome shotgun sequence genomic window:
- the Sypl1 gene encoding synaptophysin-like protein 1, with amino-acid sequence MSAFQINLNPLKEPLGFIKILEWFASIFAFATCGGFKGKTEIQVGCPSKPGDNKTVTATFGYPFRLNQASFHAPPNVNVCAVNWEKHVLIGDYSSSAQFYVTFAVFVFLYCIAALLLYVGYTNLYRDSRKLPMIDFIVTLVATFLWLVSSSAWAKALTDIKIATGHRIVEELDPCKSAVSCHFVSVTSMGSLNVSVIFGFLNMILWGGNAWFVYKETSLHSPSNTSASHSQGGGPPTSGM; translated from the exons TTTGCTTCCATCTTTGCTTTTGCCACCTGCGGTGGATTTAAGGGCAAAACAGAAATTCAAGTGGGCTGTCCTTCTAAACCTGGTGACAATAAGACAGTTACAGCTACTTTTGGTTATCCATTCAG gtTGAATCAGGCATCATTTCATGCCCCTCCAAATGTCAATGTGTGTGCCGTGAACTGGGAAAAGCATGTTCTCATCGGTGATTACTCCTCTTCTGCACAGTTCTACGTTACGTTTGCAGTCTTTGTGTTCCTGTACTGCATTGCTGCCCTTCTGCTCTATGTTGGTTACACGAACCTCTACCGGGATAGTCGCAAGCTGCCCATGATT GACTTTATTGTTACTCTTGTTGCTACTTTTTTGTGGTTGGTGAGTTCCTCAGCCTGGGCTAAAGCTCTTacagatattaaaatagctactggACACAGAATTGTTGAGGAACTTGATCCCTGCAAGTCAGCAGTGTCGTGTCACTTTGTCTCTGTGACCAGTATGGGATCCCTGAATGTATCCGTG ATCTTTGGCTTTCTGAATATGATCCTTTGGGGAGGAAATGCTTGGTTTGTGTACAAGGAGACCAGCTTACATAGTCCATCAAATACGTCAGCTTCCCACAGCCAAGGAGGTGGCCCACCCACTTCTGGAATGTAA